ggtgacttgtgatacttcgcacagccttcacgtgatcatagcacttgagcgtatttatttacacctagcctgaccactttaggtggttccaacttatGTGCAGAAAACTAGTTGATGAGCTATAGATCCAGCCGTACAGGTCGCGTTAGGTGACTCTGACTGACATACcatttcatattgatttatCTCACCTGGTTTACTTATTCTttgttgagatatttgacatggcatatttGTGGAATCGTTATTTCGAATATGATTTTTGAGATATAGATATGCCTGCTATTTTCTAGGAATTATACAGATTTTATGGCAAGGGGTTATTACATTTGATAATGAAacggttttgaaaagctttgtttttgcccactcacactttctgttttgcgcccctccaggttttaggttggagtgcttgttggtggcttgCTAGGATTTCACAATGGTTCTGACAGATTATCACTAATGTAGGACCACCTTTGGTATTATATAATTAGTATTCGTCCTGCCGGACTGCACGTAGGCTTcttatgctctggttgtgtgTAATCACACTTATTCTCATCACTTGCACTTTATCTTATCTAGTACTTTCAGTTagcttggtttttatttattcacatTTCGTCTTATCAATGTCTTTCCGCActgcgcacatggctacgtcatcctcatatgacggccagcatgcctcaatctaggtcagggtgtgtcaactagggttccgccgtcatcttaacaatcctatgtaatTTTACCAATTACGTATGAATTTCTAcatacatgctttgaaggttaggttttcctaatatatatcctacttggaacctccaacatagaacgtatatctaacatgcaacccgtccgaacattcggatcaaatatgaacatgaaagactcattatgctttatgaaaaccctttcaaaaaccatgcaacccttaagacgtgaaaccatgcaacccttaagacgtggtgttcatcctaagtgaaattacaattattaaccacaagaagccagcgccaATTTCAAGGAACCtttcgaccaaaattgcatcaaattacttttctaaatatcttaATGGTCGTGAATCACTAAGACacttagatagtttaaaacggtgattaataattcaagacatgcatgcataatatcacaAGTAAATTgagaagaaactacatattcttgttaAGGCTCATGGACTCGCCCTAGCAAACAAGAATTAGTTACTGACAAccataaacaaaatattattaaaaacaaggatagaaaacaccttgaaaataaatttcaaaaaccCTCTAAAGTAGTGCGTGCGTTTCCTCCACTCTTCTCCTAAATACCTAAAtatcttatttatactaatacaaaataaaaccctaaaaagtcTTAAGagtaaaactaggaaacataattaaatattaaaacagaaaataaaaggtttcctatttgaactaaaattcgGATTTCTCAGAAAATCAATCTTTTAACcaaccaaatcaactccaatTTGGTCCAAAAGGTCTCTTTCAAAAGCTGAAGTCgtcccctacaaatcctcagaaGGAATATTCCTCAAAATATGCCCGCTTGACCTCCAAAATACGCAAAACGTCCAGAAACATCAATCTGGGAAAGCTGCGCGCTGggcctttatttcatcgccacggtcaaacggctgcgtagaaaaatctgaaactttgatacaatcatcttgaaagacacACGAACATTCttcaattggaattactccaaaattcatctgtttaatcactttttgctccagaggaatcGAATGTCCAACATTagaaatataattcaaagtatcaaaattcacacataataaccaataaattattactaagattagggtaaaatatatagtataatatttaCTCATCAGATATTATTCGAAATAATGAATATGTTACCCTTTAGTTCTTCACAGATGCTGTTCAATTACTAGAACCTGAAATCATGATGGTATTAATTCTAGTCTCGTGGCCAATTAAGAATAGTTTCATATTAAGATAAACAATGCCATGCCAAGTGTAGCtctagtgggagaatgtaagttcTATAGAGAGCTATAAACTTGGATGGCTATTGTCGTACACATGAGATTATCAGAGATTAGAATTAGCTATGTTTCTAAGCTGATAAGGAACGTGTATTATTAGAGATTCTAGCTTAAACAGTCGTGACAATATTATAACACTTCTATAGGATATGAATGATGGATTGATAACGGTGATAAGTTTAGGCTGATAAGGATTACTCAATGGGAAGAGTTTTTGTTATTCACCACCGCCTATGGTATAAATATTAGGTCCCTGCATTCCCTTTACATATAGGCAAGAAACCCTAAAGCTCATGCCCCATTTAATGAGAATTGCAAACAGAGAAGGAGAGTTGTAGAAGAGCCCTAGGACTGTCAAGATGTCTCCTTCAGGTTAGTGGTCATTTGGTATCGTGATTTACTTGTTCCGCTTGTATTGATCTTACACATGGTCCCTTTTAAGTAATTTTATGGTTTACTCACAGCATCAAGGGTAAGACCGTCCCATTAAGCATATTATCTACATGTCGTCCTATTGAATGTGGTTAATTTATGTCTCTAAAAATACAGCATACCAAATATATTTTACACTcattttgttatatgtaaaataaaataaaactatttaaaaaacattaccaaacaaaccctaaatttctTATCAAAATCTGAATTTGTACATAAGTATTTCTAAGAATGGAGAAATTCCCAAAGGGATAAATAGTACTTGGAAATGCAATTCGAGTCCTTTCATCATTTGTTACATTTATGTGTTCTGTTCGTATGTAGTTTTATTGATGGCCCTTATCTTTGTCTTCATTGAGCATACAATAACCTCTAACTTAACAAGCATCATGAATATCCGATTGTAAGATAACATCAATATTACTCCGGTGGGTGAATTTGACAGATATATTCATTAACTTAATTTACAAGGTAACTTCGTTATTCACTAGATAagtataaagaaaaagaaatgatttAGAAGTATCACACAAATTAAGTACTCCAAGTCAAAGCACTTCCTTTTAAATTACTTTGTTCCACTAAATAGTAGGATATGATGATCATCAGATAAAATAAGCAACTAACCAAACATGAAGACCAACGCTAGAGCAGCCCTGTATGTGTacttagagcagttccaccgtGGGCAATAACCCGATGGACTGGCTCTCAAACAAGGTCAGAAAGCCCGAGCAACTTGGTCCAGCGTGTGCTGGCAATGGAGCCCGAGCGAGACCGAGGGAGAGGCTGGGCAGGAGTTGCCAGCCCAAGAGCCCGAAGGGCATGTGACGCAAGGCTGACGTCTGGGCGACGTCAGCCACGTGGTGGAAGGGTCGaacttccctttctctctctcaacctTCATGGTTCTTGAACGACATCGTCGTCTCACGGTGGATGGGCGGCGGCAACGAAGCAGAAACCCCAAATTTTATAGAACAAAACCCATTAGAGACAATACTGAAAACCCAGCATGGAAATTGGATGATCTGACCCAGATCGAATCATATGGGGCTGAGAAGTTGGGAAAGTTGTGGCTTGGGTTTCAAGTTCATGCCGATGATGATGACCAGGGGAATGAAGCCGTAGTGGGTGATGACCTTGGCCTTCTTTAGGGCCCACATGCTCAACTCCTTTAAGGATTGAGCCATCGAGCGCTCCTCCGAGCCCTTGGAGGGCTTCGCCGGAGTCTTGCCCTTACTCTTCAGAGATATTCTCAACGCCATTGAAATTTGCTTATGGGGTTTGTGCGAGTTTTGATTTTATTAGTAAATTGCTTGAGCAAATTGTTTTAAAGATGAAAACTTTAGTCAAAATTTGACTAGTTAAAATGTGAGAAGCTGCATTAACTTTGCAATGGAATTTGcatctttaatctttaatctttaattgtacttttcttaaaataattattttgtattattttataaataaataaattactattattttattacttattgccagggctattcaatgtagaggtggagatgcaaaaggcagttactgtttattaagggcaattactgttcactgggtggattaaatagtgaatagccctGGGGGGACCTTAGcaacggtggagttgctcttagtggCAGATTGGAGACGATGCAAACAATGTTTTGAGAACGTAAGATATTAAGTTTATTGGTTACTCGTTGGAGGAAAAAGCTATGCAAAACACTTCAACTTCAACTTGTTAACGAGAGTGATATGATAATTAATCACTTGATTGCATGAGTGTTTCTATTATAATATCAAAATCTTTTATGTCATTTAGAGTCGTATATTACAACTTTCtgtattaattaatcattattTAGAGGTAATTGAAAGAAATCTGTTTCAAAGGGAGTTACTTATAAATAACAAAAAGGAGAAGTTAAGAAGAAGGATACAAGTAAAGACACTTATTATTTTTGAGAAATaggtacgatattcattaatgGGAGAGATACATACAAACCGATACAAAAGGGTTTCGATAAAAACCTTGTTTAGGATTTCAACCTAGTCTAAGGGAAAAAAAGTCTCCTGCAGCAAACAAATTAAGAGTTACTATCCTCAAGGAGAAGCTCCAAAATTACATTAGGAGGTTCTTTAAACCAAAGAATATGATTTAATTCAGACTCATCTGTGCTAACCTATGTGCGACTTTACTCCCATTCACTAGTATATTTCCAAACGACGAAAAATCATCCTAACCATCATGTTTGAGGGCTGCTATGACAAGCAGCGCATCACCCTAAAAAACATGGCTTGTAGATGTTCCTGTCTGACTAAACCCGCTGCATCTCTGGCTGTCATATTTTCGGCCAGCAGTGGGGAAGAGATGGCATTATGCCTAGTTGACAAGGCTGCCACAAATGCACCCCTATCATTTCGGATCACCATCCCAACCCCACTGACGCCCCTTTGCTCATCCCATGCCGCATCAAAATTACATTTAAACCGCCCATCGTCCAGTTTCTTCCATTTTCGTGAAACTTTGGTGcttcatttttcctttttttccatCCCACTGTTGGAATTCATTTAGCTAACCAATTGCCCTGGCATTTAATTTTGTTGGTTCGAGCGCTTTTCCTTGCCACAAAAATGAGATCCGTTCTTTCCACATATTCCAGAGGAGAACCAAGAATAGGTCGAAACTGTCTCTTGACAACTCACTTGCAAGTCTTGCTATCCAATCCATTATATGCTCCCTTGTGGCCGTCCGACTACGGATCCCCAGTGGGCTTGACAACCAAATCGACACCGCTCGTGGATAGTTTCTCAACAAGTGTACTAAGGTTTCAGTTTCTCCATCACAAAACATGCATGTTTCGTCCGCGgtgattttcttctttcttaaaTTATCCCGAGTTGGTAGTGCATTCCAGCAAATCTGCCAAAGACAAATATTCACTTCCTTCTATACTCGAGCCCTCCACAAGGCTTTCCATAAGAATTTAACCTGTATGAAATCGAGGAGCCGCCACTTTCTTGTCCACTAACCTCACCCGCGAATCTTGTTAAGTGACAGGCACTTTTCATTGTGAATTTCCCATTCGGTTCCTCATTCCAAATCAAGTGATCCGGCTATTGCAAACAACTAAGGGGTATGCTTTGAATCAAAAGAGcttcttcttccaaaaataAGTCGTGTATAGGATCCAGATTCCACCTTCACCATAGCCAAAAGAAAATCCGTTTGCGGATAATTGATGTGataaaagttaagcactcaaattaaaccctcttgttctCAAATaatagtataaatgcaagtagggatcgttctaaaccggggattatgagggcttgctaaaacctctaaactgactcaaaaacataaaaaataaaaaacaaagttaaaaacgtttgaatagactcaaggaaCTCAAAACAGGTTCAAAAAACTcgaaacaacttaaaaacactcaaaactgcctaaaaacacaatctgggtaGATTCTGACCttaacacaattttggacgaatttagtgttttggcttgaatcaaaacactcaataacacaaacaaaacatgaattgaacactttgaaacaaaaaagtaacaggggggttttgatttggacgaatttgaaacaaacaaacaagtatgaaaattaggcagattgtaaaacgaatttgataaataagatgatggatggattagttagaggtcagTTCTTCACACacgacacacttgtacatgaattgatttccaattgcttttcaataaattatgatgctcaacaccccagattaaccgtgatgcacaaattaaccctcagatttcctttactcattggattggatgaatgcatgcaacaatccaaatcattctctaaaagtcccctacatgaatgcataatagagatacaatcagagatcattacgtttcatgaaaatcataagtgttgacgaggcaattgtaactatgaatgcatgatacgtttgccaagaattcaattaacgcgattgtgacaaacaaccttcactactaatgaatataaacttgtaacgattaggtgaaactcatttatattctagcatctaattcatgcatgaaaactaagtatgcatccttaataaacatacaagaatcagttatgaataaaacagataattgaattgcaatcacaacttaacaaatcacaattggaagaaatcaattcatatctcaagcatgttcatggcttcaaacttccccctaactaattaggggtttagccactcatgattacaacaaaatcagaaagtaataacaaaataaacattgaaaacaagaacgaagtacacctaaaacgctccaatctGCAAGCATGAAACGCCAAGGGCCTTCTTCTTCAGAAAGTTCTTTGATGGTTCAACTTTCCACTGCCATGTTTggctcttcctcctcttctactcgttcttcaaactcaggttcAAGGTTAGGTGGATTAGATgcttgttgattcctcttccttctcaaagttctctcaaaatcatcgtcaaagtcaaagatgtgctcacgaataggttgagaacttcgagtcatacactagtacctaaagacaaaagaacaaaacaagtcagcaactaaaaataaaaacacaagagaataaataaaaagaaacaacgagggattagcgaagttgctaatccccggcaacggcgccaaaatttgatgtgataaaagttaagcactcaaattaaaccctcttgttgtcaaatcatagtataaatgcaagtagggatcgttctaaaccggggattagaagggcttgctaaaacctctaaactgactcaaaaacctaaaaac
The nucleotide sequence above comes from Malus sylvestris chromosome 16, drMalSylv7.2, whole genome shotgun sequence. Encoded proteins:
- the LOC126608203 gene encoding mitochondrial import receptor subunit TOM7-2-like; the encoded protein is MALRISLKSKGKTPAKPSKGSEERSMAQSLKELSMWALKKAKVITHYGFIPLVIIIGMNLKPKPQLSQLLSPI